The genomic window GCCCAAATCGCATATATGACTGGTTTTGGTACACCAAGCTATTTTTCGAAGCTTTTTAAAGCCCAGTTTAATATGCTTCCATCCGAATATATCAATGTAAAACGAAAAGATAAACGCGTGAAGCTTTAAAATCCATCTCAGTATATTTCTTGTTTAAAAAACAAACATCTGGAGCTTTCTTTTGAACAAATGGCTCATGCCAGTAAGACTGTAGATGTTAGTTTTGAGCATAACCAACGTGCATTTTATGAAAAAACTTCTTCTATTGATCGCCCTTCTTTATACTGGCTATTCGTATGGACAAATTAAATTTACAAACCCGATTATGGCAGGGTTTTATCCTGATCCCAGTGTAACCAAAGTGGGAAGCGATTATTACCTTGTTAATTCAACCTTCGCCTATTTTCCAGGGGTTCCGGTGTTCCATAGCAAAGATTTAAAAAATTGGAAGCAGATCGGTAATGTGATCGATCGCCCATCACAAATGACTTTTTTCGGTGATCGTACCTCTAGAGGGCTTTTTGCACCCTCAATCAATTATTATAAAGGGACATTTTATATGACCTGTACCAATATCGATAAGCGCGGAAATTTTGTAATGACGTCAAAAAAACCTGAAGGACCATGGAGTGATCCCGTTTGGTTACCGCAAGTGAGAGGGATTGACCCATCACTGTTTTTTGATCAGGACAAAGCCTATATCGTTTATAACAGCGATGCGCCGGATAATAAGCCCCTATATCCAGGGCACCGGACCATCCGTACTTTTCAGTTCGATCCAGTAGGCCTAAAAGTAGTGGGTGAAGAAGTTCAGCTGGTAAATGGTGGGGTAGACATCAGCAAAAAACCGGTCTGGATTGAAGGCCCGCACATTTTTAAACGAGGCGATTGGTATTATCTCTGTGCTGCCGAAGGAGGTACTTCCGTTAATCACTCACAGGTAATTTTAAGAAGCAAGCAAGCCACCGGACCTTATGTTCCTTATGAGAAAAACCCGATATTGACGCAGCGCGATTTAGATCCAAACCGTAAAGACCCGATTACCTCTACCGGGCATGCAGAATTGGTTGATGGTCCAGATGGGAAAACTTACGCCATTTTCCTGGCGGTAAGACCTTATGAAGGCAATCATTACAATACTGGGAGGGAAACATTTATCGCACCGGTTAAATGGGTAGATGGCTGGCCAATCATCAATCCAGACCAAAAAGAAGTTCAATATAGTTATACTGCAGATTTTAAGGAAGTAAAACAGGTTGCCCCACCACAAAGTGGAAACTTTGCCTACAGAACTACCTTTGATAAAAAACTTGATCAATCATTATTGTTTCTAAGAACCAATGATACCAGCTGGTATAGGTTGGATAAAGAAAATGGCTTAACAATGAAGTTACTGCCAGAAACGTGCATGGGGCTAGGAAATCCAGCATTTATCGGCAAAAGACAGCAGCATTTAACCGGTAGCGCGTCAACCCAGATGACTTTTACGGCGTCGCAGCCAAATGAAAAAGCAGGAATGCTTATCTTTCAAGGTGAATATAATTTTTATTACATCTGCAAATCAATAAAAGATGGCAAGCAGGTGGTTCAGCTTTACAAAGGAAACCGAGCTACTAAGGGTATGGACTTGATTATTGAAATTCCGGTAAAAGCTAAAACCCTGCAGTTTAAAATAGAAGCTTATCGAGGGCTTTACAATTTTCTCTACGCTGAAAGTCCGGGCAAATGGAAAATATTAAAGGATAAAGTGGACGGAAAGTTTTTGAGTACTGAAACCGCAGGAGGTTTTGTTGGGTCACTTTATGCACTTTATGGCACTTCATCTGAAGAAAACACTAAAAGTACAGCTTCTTTTAAATGGTTAGATTATAGCGGTAATGATGCCATTTACAAGCAAAAATAGATAAGACATGTTTTCTGTTGATCTTATTGCTAGAAGCATATTAAAGAATTAATTGAGGTAACCTATGTTACATGCGAAGAGTTCTTCCAGGTTAATTAGTTCTAAAAAAAACCTCGCAGGTGCAATACCTCCGAGGTTTTTTGTTTAAACATAGGGTGAAATTCTATTTCGCCGAAAATGTCCAAAAATCAATATTTACTTCTGGTTTTTCTGCTCCCCTAATGGTTAGGAAAAGATCTTGTTTTCCTGTCGCGCCATTAACTTTACAGCTCACTTCTTTCCAGGCCTGCACGTCACCAGTGTTTGGTACGGCCAGTGTTCCGATTACTTTTCCGTCAGGGCTGCCTAAACGGAGTTCAATTTTATTGTCCTTCCCAATACTTGCTACAGAAGCTGAAAACTTTTTTGCGCCTTTGCCGAAGTCTACGCCCCTAACTTTTATCCAGTCTCCGTTTTTAACATGCGTAACATTTAAACCACCTTTGCTGCATGTTTCAGTTTTAACACCTTGTTGGTCACTCATCGTTTCGGCCTCCACATGCATGTAGGGATTTAATCCTTCCACTTGTGGTACTCCATCTGCCGTATAGGTTACTTGCTCAATACTACCATCGGCTTTGTAATTTAGCACCTCAACAGCCAGATTTCTTTTAAATTCTGTGGGGATTCCCAATTTGTATGCTACAGCCCTGTTGTGGTAGGCGTGGTACCATTGTCCTTTAAATTCGAAAATTCCCTGGTGGTTGTTGTTATTGTTTTTTGGCGGTTGCGCGGCAACAATTCCTCCATAAGTAAATCCAGTTGTGGGGCTTTTACTCATCATATAGTCGATGCGCATCTGCGCTTTCGGATTGGTTGAGTAGGAGAAATAATAAATCCCATTTCTTTTATGCATCCATGAAGCCTCAAAAAATGCAGGAGCGGTAATAGAAGTTGCAGGACCATCTACGCTGATCATATCCCGGTTAAGCTTAATTACCCTAACATTGCTTTCGCCGTTACCACCAAAATACATATACGCCTGGCCATCATCATCAATAAAGGTCATCGGATCGAATAACCACATGTTTGGTGCAGGAAGTACACCTGGCGTTTCTGTTTCAACGAGTTTTTTCCCAATGGGATCTTTAAATGGCCCTATCGGACTGCTTGAAGTTGCTACGCCGATGCCATTTCCGCCATTTCCGAAGTATAGAAAAATTTTGCCGTCGCGGGCTATTGCTGCCGGAGCCCAGGTTCTACCTGCCCAGGCTACATCTCTCGGTGCTTCGAATACCACACCATGGTCTGTCCAGTTTTTCATGTCGCTGCTCGAAATGCAAACGATCGATTTCATTTTGTATCCGCTATTTTTATCATAGGAGTTCTCATCGTCGTTAGATGCGTAGAGATAAACCCTTCCGTTGTAAACAAGGGTGCCAGGGTCTGCCAAATGACGGTAACCGACTATAACATCATCGGCGGAACTGATTTGAGCGGTTGTAAAAAGAAACAGAAAAGCGCAGAAGGCTAAGATGGATTTAAGGTTCATAAAAGATAAATTTGGTTAATTTCAATCAATGCCGCTAAATTATTGAGAACCTTAGTCAGCAACTACTTTATTTCGTCAATTTTACTAGCACATTTGGTTAGTTTGCTTGTTTTTCTGTAACGGGATTGATTGAATTAAGAACATTTGTAACATAGATTTGAACAAAGCAGTTCGTTGATCTGCATATTTCTGAATAGCTTTGAATACCAAATATAAACGCAGCGCAAATTGAAAAGCTGACTAACCTGATGAAGAACCTGAAATTATTTACATTATTGCTCTTTTTTGTGCTAAATGCAGTTTATGTTGAGGCGCAAAAAGCAATAAATCCGCTCATTTTTGCCGATGTACCCGACCTTTCGATGATCAGAGTAGGGAAAGTGTATTACATGAGCAGTACTACGATGCACATGAATCCTGGTGTGCCCATCATGAAATCAACCGATCTGGTAAACTGGAAAATTGTAAGTTATGCTTACGATACCCTCGGAAATGCTGACGAATTAACTTTATCCAATGGAAAGTGGGATTATGGGCGGGGATCGTGGGCAAGTAGCCTTCGTTTTCATCGGGGCATTTATTATGTAAGTACTTTTTCTGGTACCACCGGCAAAACGTATATCTACAGTACAAAAGATATCGAAAAAGGCCCGTGGAAACTTATGTCATTTAAACCTTCGCTCCATGATCACTCTCTGTTTTTTGAGGGTGGAAAAGCTTACATGATATACGGTACCGGCAAAATTACTTTGGTGGAATTAAAGGAGGATTTATCTGGAATAAAACCTGACACGAAACCCATAACGATTATCGAAAACGCAAGCCTTCCCACAGGTACGGGTGCCGGATTACCAGCTGAGGGCTCTCAACTGTTTAAAATTAATGGCAAATATTATCTATTTAATATTACCTGGCCACGAAATGGGATGCGTACGGTTGTGGTACACCGTTCCGACAAACTTATGGGGCCATATGAAGGGCGGGTAGCACTTAAAGATAAGGGTGTTGCGCAAGGCGGCTTAATCAGTACGCCAGAAGGAAAATGGTTTTCTTATCTTTTTAGAGATTTTGGATCCGTTGGCCGCATTCCATATTTAGTTCCGGTTACCTGGGAAGATGGCTGGCCGGTGTTGGGTGTTGATGGTAAAGTCCCGGAAACATTGGAACTTCCGGTTAGTAACGGCTTAATTCCCGGCATCGTGGGGTCAGACGAATTTACCCGCAAAAAAGGCGAGCCTGCGCTTCCACTGGTTTGGCAATGGAACCACAATCCAGACTATGCATTTTGGTCGATAACTAAACGCCCGGGATTTTTACGGATTACCACCTCAAGATTGGATACTAATATTCTACTGGCTCGCAACACATTAACCCAGCGTACCATCGGACCCGTATCAACCGCAATCACTTCAATTGATATTTCCAATATGAAAACCGGAGACCAGGCGGGATTGATATTGTTGCAACGCAAATTTGGCTGGGTTGGCGTAAAAAACATGGGGTCAAAGAAAACGGTGGTAACGGTAAGCGCCCAAAATGGCACTGTAAATGGCGAAGATGTTCCAGCCGGACAGCAAATTGTTTATCTTAAAGCAAAATGTGATTTTGAGAACCGAACAGATAAAGGTTATTTTTTTTACAGCTTTGATGGTAAAACCTGGAAACCGATAGGAGAGCCGCTGCAAATGTCGTACACGCTTCCCCATTTTATAGGCTACCGTTTCGGACTGTTTAATTACGCGACTGAAAATACCGGAGGATATGTTGACTTCGATTATTTTAGGATTGAAGCAAAATAAAATAGTTTTCAGCTAATCTTATCCAAGGGATAAATCGTAAAAAGATGCCACCCTGAGGGTTAATTTATTGTATAAAATCCATATAAATGACAGGAGAATCTAAAAGATTAATCTCCTCAGATTATCGTCATTGCGAGAAGGCTTGTTCAGCCGACGAAGCAATCTTACAACGATCGCTACTAGCGTGCGCATTAAGATTGCTTCGTTCCTCGCAATGACGACCTTTCTTTTGGATCCGTTATTGATAACTTAGTCGAAGGGCATTTATTCGCTTTATTGCACGTTTTTTTGTCCCCAGATTTCTCAATTTACCAATTCGAAACCTGGGGATAATAGTAGCATTACCGGGATTAACCTCATCAATTGCTTTAATTCCCCATAACAACCTTATTTTCAACTTATATTTATTGAACGATGGGTTCAATCATTTCGATCGTTCCATCGGTATTGTGCTTTAATTCCGTCACTTTCACATTTCTAAGGTGGGTTTTGCCTGAAAGCTGGGTGTCGTGGTAAAAGATATACCATTTTCCTTTTATCTCTAAAATGGAATGGTGGGTAGTCCAACCTTGAACGGGTTTCATAAAAGTGCCTTCGTAAACAAATGGTCCATAAGGTTTGTCGCCAATCGCATACGCTAAATAATGGGTATCACCTGTCGAATAAGTGAAATAATATTTGCCATTAAATTTGTGCATCCAGGCACCTTCAAAGAAACGTCTGTCGTGGTCATTAGTGAGTAATGCTTTTCCTTGTTTATCTACTAGTTGAACATCTTTCACTTCGCCATCAAACGATAACATATCGCTACTTAATTTCGCTACTTTAGCGCTCAATGCGGGTTCATTTTCTTTCTGTGAGTCGGTTTTAGATCCATTTGCATCGTATTTTCCGTTATTCCAACGTTGCAACTGCCCGCCCCAAATTCCACCAAAGTACATGTAACTTGCGCCATCAGTATCTGTAAACACCGCCGGATCAATACTAAAACTCCCTTTAATAGGTTCAGGTTCAGCCTTAAATGGTCCTGCTGGATTTTTTGATGTAGCAACACCTATTCTAAATACATCAGATTTATCTTTTACCGGGAAATACAGATAATAGGTTCCGTTTTTAAAGGCAGCATCGGGTGCCCAAAGTTGCCTGCCTGCCCATGGAATGTCTTTTATGCTTAAAGCCACACCATGATCGGTAACTTTACCGTTAATACTGTCCATGCTCAAAATGTGGTAATCTCTCATGTCAAAATGATCACCATTATCATTTTCCGGAGTGCCAGTCTCGATATCATGTGAAGGGTAAACATAAATTTTTCCATTAAAAACATGTGCAGACGGATCGGCCGTATAAATTTTGGAGATTATAGGCTGCGATAAGTAGCTGGTTTTTTTAGGCGTCTTTGTCGTTTCATTTTCTGCTTTTTGGTTTGCTTGCTGGCAGGAGCTGGCAATAGCCATTCCCATAATGGATGAAAAAAGGGTGATTTTTTTTAATTCGTTAATCATGTTGCTCATGGTTTTGGTTAATTTAATGTCGTGTGCTTTTAATGCTTTCTGGTGGTCCTAAATAACTTGGTTTTAATCCTCCAAGATCGAGTACTAACTTTTGCAGTACCACGCCTGGATTAATCATCCAATAGTTGATGGTGTGTTTCCCTGTTTTGTTAAAGGCAAGGGGCGTTTTAAAAATTTTGATGTTGTTGGCTACCGATTGTCCCCATGCATAATCAGTTGCGTAATCCTTGCTGATATTAACGACTATTGGAGATTGCCCGTCTAATGATACGGCGAACTTTAGTCCATCTTTCCCAGTAAAATCAATAGTAGGGGAGATAAAGGCATTTAAGGTAAAATTGCCCGTTTCAGTTACAAAAATATCGTAAGCCAAATGTGGTGAGCCTTCACCAGGCTGCTGAATTGGTGAAGTTACGGGTGATGCAATTACGCCGCCTCTGGTTTTTCCGTAATTGGGAATGGTTTTCCAAAAAATAGGTCTGCTGTTTACCGCTCTGCTATAACTTGTCGCTTCCATCGAAATGTAGCCCTTATCAGCGAGGAATAAATTGGCAGGTAAGTCAGTTGGTATAACGTTTTCGGTTTTAATGGGGATGGTGATGCTCGATTTATCACTACCAGAAACGAGAATTTCACTTGTTTTGGTGTTTTTTGGCGCTTTATTCCAATCGATGCTGATCTGAATTTTCTGATCATCGTTAAGTGTTCCCTTTTTGCTGCTTAACATTACAAAATCAGGCGCTTTGATGTTGTATTTCATTTCACCCGCACCTGTTCTAAAAATTTCGAGCGTATGCAATGTATTTGCAAGCGCTGAAAAAGTGAAGCCCTGCACTACCTTTGTTTTTCCCGTAAAGTGGGGCTCAGAGTTTTCCAGTGAAACACCAAGGGTGGTGGTAGTAGTATTGTTAATCAGCGTAGTTTTAGGGATAATATTGCTATCGGGCTGTTGCCAGGAAGTGTAACCGATATGCGTTTGATCCATCATATGGTCCCATTTTCCTCCAGCCATTGTTTTATTGTAGTAAGTGCTGATTTCGGCATCCCGCTTAAAAAGAGAATCTACTTTACTGGCGAAACTATTGGTAGAAAATCTGCCCTGTTTGGCATATAGTTTATTTTTGGCTACCGCGAGATACATCTCATATAAATTAGCCACAGCCTCAATCGGATGAAGAACCAATTGATAATAGGAATCTTTTTGATTACCAGCTAGCTGGTTACTGGTGCTTGTAGCTTGTTCTTTGAGTTTTTTAAAATCAGCGGTAACTTGTTCGAACTCGTTATAGTTGCTTATACTATAGGTATTTGCATTAAGCAGTTCTGGTTTAATTCTGCCTGCGAATTTTAGGTAAGTATCTATATGTCTGGCAATTGCTGTGGCGTGTTCATTACCAAACTGGTTGGCCGCCCAATTAATTGTGTAGTCCATCAATTTATCGGCCGGGATGGCGTCAGGATTCCAGGCGTAATCTAAAAAGAACTGGATGGGGAACTCCATTGGTTTTAAATCGCCAACGTTTACGATCCAGATCTGATTGGCATCATGTTCGTAAGCCAATCGCATCTGTTCCCAAATTTTTTGGATAGGGTTGGTGTTTACCCATTTGTAGTTTCTGGGGCCACCCACGTAATCGAAGTGGTAATAAATCCCATAACCGCCTTTTCTGGGTGCTTCACCTAAACCTGGCAATTTTCTAATGTTGCCCCAATTATCATCGCATAAAAGCAAAGTTACATCATCGGGAACGCGCATCCCTTTGTCGTAATAATCCTGAACTTCCTTATACAAGGCCCATAGTTGTGGCGTTTGCGCCGCAGGTTTTTTGGTTACTTTTTCAATTATTTCGCGTTGATCTCTTACAATTTTTTCTAATAATGCGGTAGCTGTACCTGTAGACATGGGCTCGTCGCCATCGCCACGCATGCCAACAGTAATGATCTGTTCTTTATTGGCAACACGTTGCAGGCCACTTTCCCAAAATGCACGTAACTGTTCTGGATTTTGATCATAGTTCCATTTGCCGCCTTTGTATCTTTTCCACTCATCATGGGCACGGGTTAAGGGTTCGTGATGAGAAGTTCCAATCACTACGCCATATTCGTCGGCTAAAACAGGGTTGAGTTTATCGTCGTCGTTAAATGCACTTCCCCACATGGCGGGCCATAAATAATTTCCTTTTAAGCGAAGAATCAATTCGAATACCTTCTCATAGAACCTATGGTTAAAACCCCCAAATTCTTTTCTGCTCCATCCCGAAAGTGCGGGCGCTTCGTCATTTAAAAATATCCCCCGGTATTTTACAGCAGGAGAAGAAATTACATGGCGCCCGGTAACAACATAGAGCGAACTGCTTTTTTTTACCGGAACATCA from Flavobacterium sp. W4I14 includes these protein-coding regions:
- a CDS encoding arabinoxylan arabinofuranohydrolase (product_source=KO:K15921; cath_funfam=2.115.10.20,2.60.120.260; cleavage_site_network=SignalP-noTM; ko=KO:K15921; pfam=PF03422,PF04616; smart=SM00191,SM00606; superfamily=49785,75005); translated protein: MNLKSILAFCAFLFLFTTAQISSADDVIVGYRHLADPGTLVYNGRVYLYASNDDENSYDKNSGYKMKSIVCISSSDMKNWTDHGVVFEAPRDVAWAGRTWAPAAIARDGKIFLYFGNGGNGIGVATSSSPIGPFKDPIGKKLVETETPGVLPAPNMWLFDPMTFIDDDGQAYMYFGGNGESNVRVIKLNRDMISVDGPATSITAPAFFEASWMHKRNGIYYFSYSTNPKAQMRIDYMMSKSPTTGFTYGGIVAAQPPKNNNNNHQGIFEFKGQWYHAYHNRAVAYKLGIPTEFKRNLAVEVLNYKADGSIEQVTYTADGVPQVEGLNPYMHVEAETMSDQQGVKTETCSKGGLNVTHVKNGDWIKVRGVDFGKGAKKFSASVASIGKDNKIELRLGSPDGKVIGTLAVPNTGDVQAWKEVSCKVNGATGKQDLFLTIRGAEKPEVNIDFWTFSAK
- a CDS encoding hypothetical protein (product_source=Hypo-rule applied; cath_funfam=3.30.379.10; cleavage_site_network=SignalP-noTM; pfam=PF15979,PF17829; superfamily=51445,55545; transmembrane_helix_parts=Inside_1_4,TMhelix_5_27,Outside_28_951) — encoded protein: MKKIFPLILLLFNVLIAQAAGLGPITVNTYLPGSFAVVSKGKVPSILVSANEWPGAIRAAQNLQNDIKKVSGLEPEFLTDKTTSMPIIIGTIGKSKIIDEMIRNHSLNVSEIAGKWEATLIQVIKNPIKGIDSALVIAGSDKRGTIYGIYELSAQIGVSPWYYWADVPVKKSSSLYVVTGRHVISSPAVKYRGIFLNDEAPALSGWSRKEFGGFNHRFYEKVFELILRLKGNYLWPAMWGSAFNDDDKLNPVLADEYGVVIGTSHHEPLTRAHDEWKRYKGGKWNYDQNPEQLRAFWESGLQRVANKEQIITVGMRGDGDEPMSTGTATALLEKIVRDQREIIEKVTKKPAAQTPQLWALYKEVQDYYDKGMRVPDDVTLLLCDDNWGNIRKLPGLGEAPRKGGYGIYYHFDYVGGPRNYKWVNTNPIQKIWEQMRLAYEHDANQIWIVNVGDLKPMEFPIQFFLDYAWNPDAIPADKLMDYTINWAANQFGNEHATAIARHIDTYLKFAGRIKPELLNANTYSISNYNEFEQVTADFKKLKEQATSTSNQLAGNQKDSYYQLVLHPIEAVANLYEMYLAVAKNKLYAKQGRFSTNSFASKVDSLFKRDAEISTYYNKTMAGGKWDHMMDQTHIGYTSWQQPDSNIIPKTTLINNTTTTTLGVSLENSEPHFTGKTKVVQGFTFSALANTLHTLEIFRTGAGEMKYNIKAPDFVMLSSKKGTLNDDQKIQISIDWNKAPKNTKTSEILVSGSDKSSITIPIKTENVIPTDLPANLFLADKGYISMEATSYSRAVNSRPIFWKTIPNYGKTRGGVIASPVTSPIQQPGEGSPHLAYDIFVTETGNFTLNAFISPTIDFTGKDGLKFAVSLDGQSPIVVNISKDYATDYAWGQSVANNIKIFKTPLAFNKTGKHTINYWMINPGVVLQKLVLDLGGLKPSYLGPPESIKSTRH
- a CDS encoding xylan 1,4-beta-xylosidase (product_source=KO:K01198; cath_funfam=2.115.10.20,2.60.120.200; cog=COG3507; ko=KO:K01198; pfam=PF04616,PF17851; superfamily=49899,75005), giving the protein MKKLLLLIALLYTGYSYGQIKFTNPIMAGFYPDPSVTKVGSDYYLVNSTFAYFPGVPVFHSKDLKNWKQIGNVIDRPSQMTFFGDRTSRGLFAPSINYYKGTFYMTCTNIDKRGNFVMTSKKPEGPWSDPVWLPQVRGIDPSLFFDQDKAYIVYNSDAPDNKPLYPGHRTIRTFQFDPVGLKVVGEEVQLVNGGVDISKKPVWIEGPHIFKRGDWYYLCAAEGGTSVNHSQVILRSKQATGPYVPYEKNPILTQRDLDPNRKDPITSTGHAELVDGPDGKTYAIFLAVRPYEGNHYNTGRETFIAPVKWVDGWPIINPDQKEVQYSYTADFKEVKQVAPPQSGNFAYRTTFDKKLDQSLLFLRTNDTSWYRLDKENGLTMKLLPETCMGLGNPAFIGKRQQHLTGSASTQMTFTASQPNEKAGMLIFQGEYNFYYICKSIKDGKQVVQLYKGNRATKGMDLIIEIPVKAKTLQFKIEAYRGLYNFLYAESPGKWKILKDKVDGKFLSTETAGGFVGSLYALYGTSSEENTKSTASFKWLDYSGNDAIYKQK
- a CDS encoding GH43 family beta-xylosidase (product_source=COG3940; cath_funfam=2.115.10.20; cog=COG3940; pfam=PF04616; superfamily=75005), with protein sequence MSNMINELKKITLFSSIMGMAIASSCQQANQKAENETTKTPKKTSYLSQPIISKIYTADPSAHVFNGKIYVYPSHDIETGTPENDNGDHFDMRDYHILSMDSINGKVTDHGVALSIKDIPWAGRQLWAPDAAFKNGTYYLYFPVKDKSDVFRIGVATSKNPAGPFKAEPEPIKGSFSIDPAVFTDTDGASYMYFGGIWGGQLQRWNNGKYDANGSKTDSQKENEPALSAKVAKLSSDMLSFDGEVKDVQLVDKQGKALLTNDHDRRFFEGAWMHKFNGKYYFTYSTGDTHYLAYAIGDKPYGPFVYEGTFMKPVQGWTTHHSILEIKGKWYIFYHDTQLSGKTHLRNVKVTELKHNTDGTIEMIEPIVQ
- a CDS encoding beta-xylosidase (product_source=COG3507; cath_funfam=2.115.10.20,2.60.120.200; cleavage_site_network=SignalP-noTM; cog=COG3507; pfam=PF04616,PF17851; superfamily=49899,75005), which encodes MKNLKLFTLLLFFVLNAVYVEAQKAINPLIFADVPDLSMIRVGKVYYMSSTTMHMNPGVPIMKSTDLVNWKIVSYAYDTLGNADELTLSNGKWDYGRGSWASSLRFHRGIYYVSTFSGTTGKTYIYSTKDIEKGPWKLMSFKPSLHDHSLFFEGGKAYMIYGTGKITLVELKEDLSGIKPDTKPITIIENASLPTGTGAGLPAEGSQLFKINGKYYLFNITWPRNGMRTVVVHRSDKLMGPYEGRVALKDKGVAQGGLISTPEGKWFSYLFRDFGSVGRIPYLVPVTWEDGWPVLGVDGKVPETLELPVSNGLIPGIVGSDEFTRKKGEPALPLVWQWNHNPDYAFWSITKRPGFLRITTSRLDTNILLARNTLTQRTIGPVSTAITSIDISNMKTGDQAGLILLQRKFGWVGVKNMGSKKTVVTVSAQNGTVNGEDVPAGQQIVYLKAKCDFENRTDKGYFFYSFDGKTWKPIGEPLQMSYTLPHFIGYRFGLFNYATENTGGYVDFDYFRIEAK